In Arthrobacter sp. CDRTa11, one DNA window encodes the following:
- the tyrS gene encoding tyrosine--tRNA ligase, whose amino-acid sequence MSELNDLESQQNDPSFANVWQELKWRGLVHVSTDEAELEKLLAGEPVTYYCGFDPTAPSLHLGNLVQLLLMRRLQLAGHKPLGLVGGSTGLIGDPRPTAERTLNTKDTVTEWVGYLQAQVRRFLSFEGANSARMVNNLDWTAPLSAIDFLREIGKHYRVGTMLRKDAVASRLNSEEGISYTEFSYQILQGMDYLQLFRDYGCVLQTGGSDQWGNLTSGTELIRKVEGKTVHALGTPLITNSDGTKFGKSEGNAIWLDAGMCSPYSFYQFWLNTADADVVDRLKVFTFLSRAEIETLGAAVAERPFAREGQRKLAFEVTSLVHGVEATEKVIAASAALFGNGDLTALDRQTLEAATSELPSARIQVDGMGIVDLLVASGLSESKSAARRTVGEGGAYVNNEKVSDPEAVISESELLHGQYLLLRRGKKNLATVEVLVP is encoded by the coding sequence GTGTCAGAACTCAACGATCTCGAATCCCAGCAGAACGACCCCTCCTTTGCCAATGTTTGGCAGGAGCTCAAATGGCGCGGCCTGGTCCATGTCTCCACTGATGAAGCGGAACTGGAAAAGCTCCTCGCCGGCGAGCCGGTCACCTATTACTGCGGCTTCGACCCCACGGCACCAAGCCTGCACCTGGGGAACCTCGTCCAGCTGCTGCTGATGCGGCGGCTGCAGCTTGCCGGCCACAAGCCGCTGGGCCTGGTGGGCGGTTCCACGGGCCTGATCGGTGATCCGCGGCCCACGGCGGAGCGCACGCTCAACACCAAGGACACCGTGACCGAGTGGGTGGGCTACCTTCAGGCACAGGTCCGCCGCTTCCTGAGCTTTGAAGGCGCCAATTCTGCCCGGATGGTCAACAACCTTGACTGGACAGCGCCGCTGAGTGCCATTGATTTCCTGCGCGAGATCGGCAAGCACTACCGGGTGGGAACCATGCTCCGGAAGGATGCTGTCGCCTCCAGGCTCAATTCCGAGGAAGGCATCAGCTACACGGAATTCAGCTACCAGATCCTGCAGGGCATGGACTACCTCCAGCTTTTCCGTGACTACGGCTGCGTCCTGCAGACCGGTGGCTCCGATCAGTGGGGCAACCTCACCAGCGGCACGGAACTGATCCGCAAGGTGGAGGGCAAGACCGTCCATGCGCTGGGCACGCCGCTGATCACCAATTCAGATGGCACCAAGTTCGGCAAGAGCGAAGGCAATGCGATATGGCTCGATGCCGGCATGTGCAGCCCCTACTCCTTCTACCAGTTCTGGCTCAATACTGCCGATGCCGACGTTGTGGACAGGCTTAAGGTCTTTACGTTCCTGAGCAGGGCCGAGATCGAAACGCTTGGGGCCGCAGTTGCGGAGCGCCCGTTCGCTCGCGAAGGCCAGCGGAAACTGGCGTTTGAGGTGACCTCGCTGGTCCATGGCGTAGAGGCGACCGAGAAGGTTATAGCCGCTTCTGCCGCTCTCTTCGGAAACGGGGACCTGACTGCGCTGGACAGGCAGACCCTCGAAGCTGCAACGTCCGAGCTTCCCTCCGCCCGGATCCAGGTGGACGGAATGGGCATCGTGGACCTGCTGGTTGCCTCGGGCCTTTCTGAGAGCAAGTCCGCCGCCCGCCGCACAGTGGGGGAAGGCGGCGCTTATGTTAACAATGAGAAGGTTTCCGATCCTGAAGCCGTGATTTCCGAATCGGAACTGCTTCACGGGCAGTACCTGCTGCTGCGCCGGGGGAAGAAGAATCTGGCAACCGTGGAAGTCCTGGTTCCCTAA
- a CDS encoding HelD family protein produces MLDADLAHERDYVAGLYARLEELREEKRKQLAQVRRAGAVGTMQNVSERDAFAALYEDRLAQLDAVDDRLVFGRLDLDSGEAQYIGRIGLTTEDLQRLMVDWRAPEAGHFYQATAFDRQGVRRRRHLILQGREVKAIEDDVLDAGMLADNASLQGEGALLAALDSKRTGRMSDIVGTIQSEQDRIIRSSISGAVVVQGGPGTGKTAVALHRAAYLLYTHRDRLKTAGVLLVGPSSSFMKYIERVLPSLGETGVVMASVGRLMPGINAVAEPEADVAAIKGRLDMADVVANAVANRQRIPAENRVLEVDGRKLLLTPRQVRRARERARSTGKPHNEARLTFVKILLRELTEQMTELVEAGSIGNNADRSYLAEDVRTARDVRIALNLCWMPMTPEKLISELLSKPAVLEACTPHLTAAERALLLRPVDAPWTEADVPLLDEAAELLGELDPAAGRGLAQQEHDRARDLANAKQTLVNMETAGVDVLVSAEELVDQNQEREGRLTAAERATSDRTWAFGHIVVDEAQELSPMQWRLLVRRCPVKSFTIVGDIAQTSSVAGANSWQAALGPMFGDRWQLEELTVNYRTPSQIAEAAARMANAAGLVVSAPKAVREGRWSPIIDRVETGKVVSRLVEVLPEELEALDGGLLAVIADGHLLPEATAALRAIYGRRIGNGAGSYEQDIVVISPREAKGLEFDGVVVLEPAMMLNHEHGRVGDLYVAMTRPTQRLRLIAAGTVPAGIER; encoded by the coding sequence ATGCTCGACGCCGATTTGGCCCACGAACGGGACTATGTTGCCGGCCTGTATGCGCGGCTTGAAGAGCTCCGCGAAGAAAAGCGCAAGCAACTGGCGCAGGTCCGGCGGGCCGGTGCCGTGGGCACCATGCAGAATGTTTCCGAGCGTGACGCATTCGCTGCCCTTTATGAGGACCGCCTGGCTCAGCTGGATGCCGTGGACGACCGCCTCGTCTTTGGCCGCCTCGACCTGGACTCCGGCGAAGCCCAGTACATCGGGCGCATCGGCCTGACCACCGAGGATCTGCAGCGCCTGATGGTTGACTGGCGCGCGCCCGAAGCAGGCCACTTCTACCAGGCGACGGCCTTCGACCGGCAAGGGGTCCGCCGCCGCCGCCACCTGATTCTCCAGGGCCGGGAAGTCAAGGCCATCGAGGACGATGTGCTGGACGCCGGCATGTTGGCGGACAATGCGTCCCTGCAGGGCGAAGGAGCCCTGCTGGCCGCACTCGACTCCAAGCGGACCGGCCGGATGTCCGACATTGTCGGAACCATCCAGTCCGAGCAGGACCGCATCATCCGTTCCTCCATCTCCGGTGCCGTTGTGGTGCAGGGCGGCCCAGGCACCGGCAAGACCGCGGTTGCGCTGCATCGCGCCGCCTACCTGCTCTACACCCACCGGGACCGGCTTAAGACCGCCGGCGTGCTGTTGGTGGGGCCGTCGTCGTCGTTCATGAAGTACATCGAACGGGTGTTGCCGTCCTTGGGCGAAACCGGTGTGGTGATGGCAAGCGTAGGGCGGCTGATGCCTGGCATCAATGCTGTTGCGGAGCCTGAGGCGGACGTCGCCGCCATCAAGGGCCGGCTGGACATGGCAGACGTTGTGGCCAACGCAGTGGCCAACCGGCAGCGGATTCCCGCCGAGAACCGCGTCCTGGAAGTTGACGGCCGCAAACTGCTGCTGACGCCGCGGCAGGTCCGTCGCGCCCGGGAGCGTGCCCGTTCCACCGGCAAGCCGCACAACGAGGCCCGCCTCACCTTTGTGAAGATCCTGCTCCGCGAACTGACCGAACAGATGACGGAACTCGTGGAGGCCGGAAGCATCGGAAACAACGCCGACCGCTCCTACCTGGCCGAAGACGTCCGCACCGCCCGGGATGTGCGGATCGCACTGAACCTTTGCTGGATGCCCATGACACCGGAGAAGCTGATCAGCGAGCTCCTGAGCAAGCCGGCGGTGCTGGAGGCCTGCACCCCGCATCTGACTGCAGCCGAGCGGGCCCTGCTGCTTCGTCCCGTGGATGCCCCATGGACGGAGGCCGATGTCCCTCTGCTTGATGAAGCTGCAGAGCTGCTCGGCGAGCTTGATCCCGCCGCGGGCAGGGGGTTGGCCCAGCAGGAGCATGACCGTGCCCGCGACCTCGCCAACGCCAAGCAAACGCTGGTCAACATGGAAACTGCAGGTGTGGACGTCCTGGTGTCCGCCGAGGAACTGGTGGACCAGAACCAGGAGCGCGAAGGCAGGCTCACGGCCGCCGAGCGTGCCACCAGTGACAGGACCTGGGCGTTCGGGCACATTGTGGTGGACGAGGCCCAGGAGCTTTCCCCCATGCAATGGCGCCTGCTGGTCCGCCGGTGCCCGGTGAAGTCCTTCACCATTGTCGGCGACATCGCCCAGACCAGTTCCGTGGCCGGCGCCAACTCGTGGCAGGCGGCGCTGGGACCCATGTTCGGGGACCGCTGGCAACTCGAAGAGCTGACGGTCAACTACCGCACGCCGTCGCAGATCGCAGAAGCTGCAGCGCGGATGGCCAACGCCGCCGGGCTGGTGGTCTCGGCCCCGAAGGCAGTCCGGGAAGGGCGCTGGTCGCCCATTATCGACCGCGTGGAAACAGGCAAGGTCGTCAGCCGGCTCGTTGAGGTCCTGCCAGAGGAACTGGAAGCGCTCGACGGCGGCCTGCTCGCCGTCATCGCCGACGGCCACCTGCTGCCGGAAGCCACAGCAGCCCTGCGCGCCATCTATGGCAGGCGCATTGGCAACGGTGCCGGAAGCTACGAACAGGACATTGTTGTCATCAGCCCCCGCGAAGCCAAGGGGCTGGAGTTCGATGGAGTGGTGGTGCTGGAACCAGCCATGATGCTTAATCACGAGCATGGCCGGGTAGGGGATCTGTACGTCGCCATGACGCGTCCTACGCAGCGGCTCAGGCTGATCGCGGCCGGTACCGTTCCGGCGGGCATTGAACGCTGA